A single genomic interval of Blochmannia endosymbiont of Camponotus sp. C-003 harbors:
- the murE gene encoding UDP-N-acetylmuramoyl-L-alanyl-D-glutamate--2,6-diaminopimelate ligase — MCDLRNLYKLFAPYVFDNPTNPTLTGIELDSRNIVLGNLFVAIKGSKTDGRSYINYAIKKGAAAVLLESWNDTAIFNKYSYHLNKIPVVYVDRLPRYLSDIAGSLYNHPSRFLDLIGVTGTNGKTTITHLLARWVQLLGEKSAVMGTIGNGTLDNMCMSHNTTCSAIDAQKILAQFVKNKVTFVAMEVSSHGLDQYRVDALYFKVAIFTNLSHDHLDYHGNVMQYSMSKWRLFNELCVEKYVINADDPIGYRWLYNCPQAIAVTATSNLPYFWKGKWIRGVKVNYHIHGTDIMFDSSWGNGVIRSQLIGEFNVSNVLLALGTLLVLGYPLSLLVHTSSQLLPVVGRMEVFRSHGYPTVIVDYAHTPDALKKALISIRRFCYGQLWCVFGCGGNRDSSKRALMGYIANQYADCIIITNDNPRMEEPQSIINDITCGIPSYPKKIIKIIKNRYCAIQTAILKASLEDIILIAGKGHEKYQIIENNVIYHSDQYIVKNFLKSNTS, encoded by the coding sequence AAATTATTTGCGCCATATGTTTTTGACAATCCTACTAATCCCACATTAACAGGAATAGAATTGGATAGTCGTAACATTGTATTAGGAAATTTATTTGTAGCAATTAAAGGTTCTAAGACCGATGGAAGATCATATATTAACTATGCGATCAAAAAGGGAGCTGCGGCAGTTTTATTAGAATCTTGGAATGATACAGCAATATTTAATAAATATAGTTATCATTTAAATAAAATACCTGTAGTTTATGTTGATCGTTTACCGCGGTATTTATCTGATATAGCAGGTAGCTTGTATAATCATCCATCACGTTTTTTGGATTTAATCGGTGTTACTGGTACTAATGGAAAAACTACTATAACACATTTATTAGCTCGTTGGGTCCAATTGTTGGGGGAAAAAAGCGCTGTGATGGGCACAATAGGTAACGGGACGTTAGATAATATGTGTATGTCTCATAACACAACATGCTCTGCTATTGATGCTCAAAAAATATTAGCTCAGTTTGTTAAAAACAAGGTTACATTTGTTGCTATGGAAGTATCATCACATGGATTAGATCAATATCGTGTGGATGCTTTGTATTTCAAAGTAGCTATATTTACTAATTTAAGCCATGATCACTTAGATTATCATGGTAACGTTATGCAATATTCTATGTCTAAATGGAGGCTATTTAATGAATTATGTGTAGAAAAATATGTAATTAATGCTGATGATCCCATTGGTTATCGATGGTTATATAATTGTCCTCAAGCAATTGCAGTAACAGCAACGAGTAATTTGCCATATTTTTGGAAAGGTAAATGGATACGTGGGGTTAAGGTAAATTATCATATTCATGGCACAGATATAATGTTTGATTCAAGTTGGGGCAACGGAGTAATTCGTAGTCAATTGATAGGGGAATTTAACGTTAGCAATGTATTATTAGCTTTAGGTACGTTGTTAGTATTAGGGTATCCTTTGTCATTATTGGTACATACATCATCACAACTACTACCGGTAGTTGGTAGAATGGAAGTATTTCGTTCTCATGGATATCCTACGGTTATAGTAGATTATGCGCATACTCCGGATGCATTAAAAAAAGCGCTAATTTCAATTAGACGATTTTGTTATGGTCAACTATGGTGTGTTTTTGGGTGCGGAGGTAACAGAGATTCAAGTAAACGTGCTTTAATGGGTTATATTGCGAATCAGTATGCTGATTGTATAATTATTACTAATGATAATCCGCGTATGGAAGAACCGCAATCGATTATAAATGATATTACTTGTGGCATACCATCATATCCAAAAAAAATCATCAAAATTATTAAAAATCGTTACTGTGCGATACAAACTGCTATTTTGAAAGCTTCTTTAGAAGACATAATTTTGATCGCTGGAAAAGGTCATGAAAAATACCAAATCATCGAAAATAATGTCATATATCACTCTGATCAATACATAGTAAAAAATTTTTTAAAGAGCAATACATCATGA